From a region of the Mycobacterium intracellulare ATCC 13950 genome:
- the mmaA4 gene encoding hydroxymycolate synthase MmaA4: MAEQPTGPTKTRTRSEDIQAHYDVSDDFFGLFQDPSRIYSCAYFERDDMTLEEAQYAKIDLNLDKLDLKPGMTLLDIGCGWGTTMKRAVERFDVNVIGLTLSKNQHARAEALLGSIDSNRSREVRLQNWEDFSEPVDRIVSIEAFEHFGHENYDDFFKRTYDIMPDDGRMTVQSSVSYHPYDLAARGKKLSFETARFIKFIVTEIFPGGRLPSTQMMVDHGEKAGFVVPEPLSLRPHYIKTLHIWGDTLESNRDKAIEVTSEEVYNRYIKYLRGCEHYFTEEMLDVSLVTYLKPGAAA, translated from the coding sequence GACATCCAGGCGCATTACGACGTCTCCGACGATTTCTTCGGCCTGTTCCAGGACCCGTCACGGATCTACAGTTGCGCCTACTTCGAGCGCGACGACATGACCCTGGAAGAGGCCCAGTACGCGAAGATCGACCTCAACCTCGACAAGCTGGACCTCAAGCCCGGCATGACCCTGCTCGACATCGGCTGCGGGTGGGGCACCACCATGAAGCGCGCCGTCGAGCGGTTCGACGTCAACGTCATCGGCCTGACGCTGTCCAAGAACCAGCACGCCCGCGCCGAAGCGTTGCTCGGCTCCATCGACAGCAACCGCTCGCGGGAGGTGCGCCTGCAGAACTGGGAGGACTTCTCCGAGCCCGTCGACCGCATCGTGTCGATCGAGGCCTTCGAGCACTTCGGCCACGAGAACTACGACGACTTCTTCAAGCGGACCTACGACATCATGCCCGACGACGGCCGCATGACCGTCCAGAGCAGCGTCAGCTACCACCCGTACGATCTGGCCGCGCGCGGCAAGAAGCTGAGCTTCGAGACGGCGCGGTTCATCAAGTTCATCGTGACCGAGATCTTCCCCGGCGGCCGGCTGCCCTCCACCCAGATGATGGTCGACCACGGCGAGAAGGCCGGTTTTGTTGTGCCCGAACCGCTTTCGTTGCGGCCGCACTACATCAAGACCCTGCACATCTGGGGTGACACGCTCGAGTCGAACCGGGACAAGGCCATCGAGGTCACCTCCGAAGAGGTCTACAACCGCTACATCAAGTACCTGCGCGGCTGCGAGCACTACTTCACCGAGGAGATGCTCGACGTCAGCCTGGTGACCTACCTCAAGCCGGGCGCGGCCGCCTGA
- the hadB gene encoding (3R)-hydroxyacyl-ACP dehydratase subunit HadB, with product MPLREFSSVKVGDQLPEKTYPLTRQDLVNYAGVSGDLNPIHWDDEMAKVVGLETAIAHGMLTMGIGGGYVTAWIGDPGAVTEYNVRFTAVVPVPNDGKGAELVFNGRVKSADPETKSVTIALTATTGGKKIFGRAIASATLA from the coding sequence ATGCCACTGCGTGAGTTCAGCTCCGTGAAGGTGGGTGACCAGCTTCCGGAGAAGACCTACCCGTTGACCCGACAGGATCTGGTGAATTACGCGGGCGTCTCCGGCGACTTGAACCCGATCCACTGGGACGACGAGATGGCCAAGGTCGTCGGCCTGGAGACCGCGATCGCGCACGGCATGCTGACCATGGGCATCGGCGGCGGCTACGTCACCGCGTGGATCGGTGACCCCGGCGCGGTGACCGAGTACAACGTGCGGTTCACCGCCGTGGTGCCGGTGCCCAACGACGGCAAGGGCGCCGAGCTGGTCTTCAACGGCCGCGTCAAGTCCGCCGATCCCGAAACCAAGTCCGTGACCATCGCGCTCACCGCCACCACCGGCGGCAAGAAGATCTTCGGTAGGGCCATCGCGTCCGCGACCCTGGCATAG
- a CDS encoding RNA polymerase sigma factor, with protein MADLDGVFRRKWGPAVAALARWSGDLTVAEDAVQEACAEALRTWPRDGLPANPGGWLVTVGRNRARDRLRRESVRPGKELAAVLDDIRARTEHTDPHPVRDDELRMMFTCAHPALDRQSQLALTLRLVSGLTVGEIARALLQTEAAIGQRITRAKNKVRHANIPLRVPPAELLPERTPHVLGCVYSVFTEGYWSTAGPSAIRDDLCDEGIRLGGELCALLPAEPEAHALSALMLLHDSRRATRVDESGMLVPLEDQDRRRWDRARIARGLERLRHARGSTGAYLPQAVIAALHATAPSWERTDWVAICSAYDRLWQLTGSPVVAANRALAIGFRDGPDAGLAALDDVAGDPRLARSNLVATVRADLLRRAGRPADALTWYRAALESNGSEPGRAFLRRRIAECGG; from the coding sequence ATGGCCGACCTGGACGGCGTCTTCCGCCGGAAGTGGGGCCCGGCCGTGGCCGCGCTCGCGCGGTGGTCGGGTGACCTCACCGTCGCCGAGGACGCCGTCCAGGAGGCCTGCGCCGAGGCGCTGCGCACCTGGCCGCGCGACGGGCTGCCCGCCAACCCGGGCGGGTGGCTGGTGACCGTCGGCCGTAATCGGGCCCGTGATCGCCTGCGCCGCGAATCGGTGCGCCCCGGAAAGGAATTGGCGGCCGTGTTGGACGACATCAGGGCGCGCACCGAGCACACCGACCCGCACCCGGTTCGCGACGACGAGTTGCGGATGATGTTCACCTGCGCGCACCCGGCGCTGGACCGGCAATCGCAATTGGCGCTGACGCTGCGGCTGGTCTCGGGCCTGACCGTCGGCGAAATCGCCCGCGCGCTCCTGCAGACCGAGGCGGCGATCGGCCAGCGAATCACGCGCGCCAAGAACAAGGTTCGGCACGCCAACATCCCGCTGCGCGTCCCGCCCGCCGAGCTGCTGCCCGAGCGCACCCCGCACGTGCTGGGTTGCGTCTATTCGGTGTTCACCGAGGGCTACTGGTCGACGGCGGGCCCGTCGGCCATCCGCGACGACCTGTGCGACGAGGGGATCCGGCTGGGCGGCGAGCTGTGCGCGCTGCTGCCCGCCGAGCCGGAGGCGCACGCGCTGTCCGCCCTGATGCTGCTGCACGATTCGCGACGCGCGACCCGGGTGGACGAGTCCGGGATGCTGGTGCCGCTCGAGGACCAGGACCGCCGCCGGTGGGACCGCGCGCGCATCGCCCGCGGGCTCGAGCGGTTGCGTCACGCCCGAGGCTCGACGGGCGCCTACCTGCCCCAGGCGGTGATCGCCGCGCTGCACGCCACGGCCCCGTCCTGGGAACGCACGGACTGGGTCGCCATCTGCTCGGCCTATGACCGGCTGTGGCAGCTCACCGGGTCCCCGGTGGTGGCCGCCAATCGCGCGCTGGCGATCGGCTTTCGCGACGGGCCCGACGCCGGGCTGGCCGCCCTGGACGATGTGGCTGGCGATCCGCGGCTCGCCCGCTCGAACCTGGTCGCGACCGTGCGCGCCGACCTGCTGCGCCGCGCGGGCCGGCCGGCCGATGCGCTGACGTGGTACCGAGCGGCGTTGGAGTCCAACGGGTCTGAGCCGGGACGCGCGTTCCTGCGGCGCCGCATCGCCGAGTGCGGGGGGTAA
- the rpmG gene encoding 50S ribosomal protein L33, producing the protein MASSTDVRPKITLACEVCKHRNYITKKNRRNDPDRLELKKFCPNCGKHQAHRETR; encoded by the coding sequence ATGGCGTCCAGTACCGACGTACGGCCGAAGATCACCTTGGCATGCGAGGTGTGCAAGCACCGCAACTACATCACCAAGAAAAACCGCCGGAACGACCCGGACCGACTGGAGCTGAAGAAGTTCTGCCCCAACTGCGGTAAGCACCAGGCGCATCGCGAGACACGCTAG
- the hadC gene encoding (3R)-hydroxyacyl-ACP dehydratase subunit HadC, with protein sequence MALKTDIRGMIWRYPDYFVVGREQLRQFALSIKNRHPAHFEEDAAAELGHDAIIAPLTFGTIFAKLVQLDFFRHVDIGMETLVIVQVDQRFVFSKPIKAGDKLWARMDIVSVDERFGADIVVTKNICTDENDEVVLEAYTTLMGQYADNSANLRWDSESGQVVRTA encoded by the coding sequence ATGGCGCTCAAGACAGACATCAGGGGGATGATCTGGCGCTACCCGGACTACTTCGTCGTCGGCCGTGAACAACTGCGCCAGTTCGCGCTGTCCATCAAGAACCGCCACCCGGCCCACTTCGAGGAGGACGCCGCCGCCGAACTCGGCCACGACGCGATCATCGCGCCGCTGACCTTCGGGACCATCTTCGCCAAACTGGTCCAGCTGGATTTCTTCCGGCACGTCGACATCGGCATGGAGACGCTGGTGATCGTCCAGGTCGACCAGCGGTTCGTGTTCTCCAAGCCGATCAAGGCCGGCGACAAGCTGTGGGCCCGGATGGACATCGTTTCGGTGGACGAGCGTTTCGGCGCCGACATCGTCGTCACCAAGAACATCTGCACCGACGAGAACGACGAGGTGGTCCTAGAGGCCTACACCACGCTGATGGGCCAGTACGCCGACAACTCCGCGAACCTGCGTTGGGACTCGGAGTCCGGCCAGGTCGTCAGAACGGCGTAA
- the rplK gene encoding 50S ribosomal protein L11, translating to MAPKKKVVGLIKLQIQAGQANPAPPVGPALGQHGVNIMEFCKAYNAATENQRGQVIPVEITVYEDRSFTFALKTPPAAKLLLKAAGVGKGSAEPHKTKVAKVSWDQVKEIAETKKADLNANDIDAAAKIIAGTARSMGITVE from the coding sequence ATGGCCCCGAAGAAGAAAGTCGTCGGGCTGATCAAGCTTCAGATCCAGGCGGGGCAGGCCAACCCGGCGCCGCCGGTCGGGCCCGCGCTCGGTCAGCACGGCGTCAACATCATGGAGTTCTGCAAGGCGTACAACGCCGCCACGGAGAACCAGCGCGGCCAGGTCATCCCGGTCGAGATCACGGTCTACGAGGACCGCAGCTTCACCTTCGCGCTCAAGACCCCGCCCGCCGCCAAGCTGCTGCTCAAGGCCGCCGGCGTCGGCAAGGGTTCGGCCGAGCCGCACAAGACCAAGGTCGCCAAGGTCAGCTGGGATCAGGTCAAGGAGATCGCCGAGACCAAGAAGGCCGACCTGAACGCCAACGACATCGACGCGGCCGCCAAGATCATCGCCGGCACCGCCCGGTCGATGGGTATCACCGTCGAGTAG
- the secE gene encoding preprotein translocase subunit SecE, producing the protein MSDEGDVANDAASDGTDTTEGRASGVRTAVVTRPQRPTGKRSRQKAADAGEDADAASPDEIEASGKDKAKKGAKAKKAAKPKKSADSRANPFLFVYNYLKQVVAEMRKVIWPNRKQMLTYTSVVLAFLAFMVALVGLADFGLTKLVLLVFG; encoded by the coding sequence GTGAGCGACGAAGGCGACGTTGCCAACGACGCCGCAAGCGACGGCACTGACACGACGGAGGGCCGCGCGAGCGGTGTCCGGACGGCGGTGGTGACGCGGCCACAACGCCCGACCGGTAAGCGGTCCCGCCAGAAGGCGGCCGACGCCGGCGAGGATGCCGACGCCGCGTCGCCGGACGAAATCGAAGCCTCCGGCAAGGACAAGGCCAAGAAGGGCGCCAAAGCCAAGAAGGCCGCCAAGCCGAAGAAATCCGCGGACAGCCGGGCCAACCCGTTCCTGTTCGTCTACAACTACCTCAAGCAGGTCGTTGCGGAGATGCGGAAGGTCATTTGGCCCAACCGCAAGCAGATGCTCACGTACACCTCCGTCGTGCTGGCCTTCCTGGCCTTCATGGTGGCGCTGGTCGGCCTGGCGGATTTCGGCCTGACCAAGCTGGTGCTGTTGGTGTTCGGCTGA
- the rplA gene encoding 50S ribosomal protein L1, with protein sequence MSKNSKAYRAAAEKVDRNSLYSPLEAAKLAKETSSSKQDATVEVAIRLGVDPRKADQMVRGTVNLPHGTGKTARVAVFAVGDKAEQAQAAGADIVGSDDLIEKIQGGWLEFDAAIATPDQMAKVGRIARVLGPRGLMPNPKTGTVTPDVAKAVADIKGGKINFRIDKQANLHFVIGKASFDEKSLAENYGAALDEVLRLKPSASKGRYLKKITVSTTTGPGIPVDPSVTRNFSEA encoded by the coding sequence ATGAGCAAGAACAGCAAGGCATACCGCGCCGCCGCCGAGAAGGTGGACCGCAACAGCCTGTACTCCCCGCTGGAGGCGGCCAAGCTCGCCAAGGAAACGTCGTCGAGCAAGCAGGACGCGACCGTCGAGGTGGCGATCCGGCTCGGCGTCGACCCGCGCAAGGCCGACCAGATGGTCCGCGGCACGGTGAACCTGCCGCACGGCACCGGCAAGACCGCCCGGGTGGCGGTGTTCGCGGTCGGCGACAAGGCCGAGCAGGCGCAGGCCGCCGGCGCGGACATCGTCGGCAGCGACGACCTGATCGAGAAGATCCAGGGCGGCTGGCTGGAGTTCGACGCCGCGATCGCGACCCCGGACCAGATGGCCAAGGTCGGCCGCATCGCGCGGGTGCTCGGTCCGCGCGGCCTGATGCCGAACCCGAAGACCGGCACCGTCACCCCCGACGTCGCCAAGGCCGTGGCCGACATCAAGGGCGGCAAGATCAACTTCCGCATCGACAAGCAGGCCAACCTGCACTTCGTCATCGGCAAGGCCTCCTTCGACGAGAAGTCGCTGGCCGAGAACTACGGCGCCGCGCTCGACGAGGTGCTGCGGCTCAAGCCGTCCGCGTCGAAGGGCCGCTACCTGAAGAAGATCACCGTGTCGACGACGACGGGGCCGGGCATTCCGGTCGACCCGTCGGTCACCCGCAACTTCTCCGAGGCCTGA
- the hadA gene encoding (3R)-hydroxyacyl-ACP dehydratase subunit HadA — protein sequence MHYRYPDHYEVEREKIREYAVAVKHDDPAYFEEKAAADLGYSGLPAPLTFVCVFGYTAQTAFFKHANVAVQDAQIVQVDQVLKFFAPLVAGDKLYCDVYVDSVRVSHGTQIIVTKNVITNEAGDVVQETYTTLAGRAGEDGEEGFSDATA from the coding sequence ATGCACTACCGCTACCCCGATCATTACGAGGTAGAGCGGGAGAAGATCCGCGAGTACGCGGTCGCCGTCAAACACGACGACCCGGCGTATTTCGAGGAGAAGGCGGCCGCCGACCTCGGCTACTCGGGGCTGCCGGCCCCCCTGACCTTCGTCTGCGTGTTCGGCTACACGGCGCAGACGGCCTTCTTCAAGCACGCCAACGTCGCCGTCCAGGACGCCCAGATCGTGCAGGTCGACCAGGTGCTGAAGTTCTTCGCGCCGCTGGTCGCCGGGGACAAGCTCTACTGCGACGTCTACGTGGACTCGGTGCGGGTGTCGCACGGCACCCAGATCATCGTCACCAAGAACGTCATCACCAACGAGGCGGGTGACGTCGTGCAAGAGACCTATACGACCCTGGCGGGCCGTGCCGGCGAGGATGGAGAAGAGGGATTTTCTGATGCCACTGCGTGA
- the nusG gene encoding transcription termination/antitermination protein NusG translates to MTSFDGDPSAGDAVDLKETTEAAEVSDDTATSEVSEATTDEATTDEAADAAGAPDEPAEEVDPAVALKAELRSKPGDWYVIHSYAGYENKVKANLETRVQNLDVGDYIFQVEVPTEEVTEIKNGQRKQVNRKVLPGYILVRMDLTDDSWAAVRNTPGVTGFVGATSRPSALTLDDVVKFLLPRGATKKAAKGAATTATAAEAGGLERPAIEVDYEVGESVTVMDGPFATLPATISEVNGEQQKLKVLVSIFGRETPVELTFSQVSKL, encoded by the coding sequence GTGACTAGCTTCGACGGTGACCCGTCCGCGGGTGACGCGGTCGACCTGAAAGAGACCACGGAAGCTGCCGAGGTTTCTGACGACACGGCGACCTCCGAGGTTTCCGAGGCGACCACGGACGAGGCGACCACGGACGAGGCCGCCGACGCTGCCGGGGCGCCCGACGAGCCGGCCGAAGAGGTCGACCCGGCCGTCGCGCTCAAGGCGGAACTGCGCAGCAAGCCCGGCGACTGGTACGTCATCCACTCCTACGCGGGATACGAGAACAAGGTCAAAGCCAACCTCGAAACGCGGGTGCAGAACCTCGACGTCGGCGACTACATCTTCCAGGTCGAGGTGCCCACCGAAGAGGTCACCGAGATCAAGAACGGCCAGCGCAAGCAGGTCAATCGCAAGGTGCTGCCCGGCTACATCCTGGTGCGCATGGACCTGACGGACGACTCGTGGGCCGCGGTGCGCAACACCCCCGGCGTCACCGGGTTCGTCGGGGCGACCTCGCGCCCGTCGGCCCTGACGCTCGACGACGTGGTGAAGTTCCTGCTGCCGCGCGGCGCGACGAAGAAGGCCGCCAAGGGGGCGGCTACAACCGCCACCGCCGCCGAGGCCGGGGGGCTGGAACGCCCGGCCATCGAGGTCGACTACGAGGTCGGCGAATCGGTCACGGTCATGGACGGCCCGTTCGCGACGCTGCCGGCCACGATCAGCGAGGTCAACGGCGAGCAGCAGAAACTCAAGGTGCTGGTGTCGATCTTCGGCCGCGAAACCCCGGTCGAATTGACCTTCAGCCAAGTCTCCAAGCTCTAA
- a CDS encoding YciI family protein, giving the protein MQYFALLISKEQDRAPDDAAAAMAAWENFHAKAGPAIKAGDALAPAASAVAISGGPDAPTVTDGPFAESAEVACGYYVFEAENLDEALALARDVPVAEFGAVELWPVVHAVEPSRALTGNDWLALLLEPAESAHTPGTPEWEAVAAKHVELHAAAGDHVIGGAALHDRSTATTVRVRDGEVLITDGPYVEGAEIATGIYLLSAADRDEAVKIASMIPASSVQLRQLAGVSGL; this is encoded by the coding sequence ATGCAGTACTTCGCCTTGTTGATCAGCAAGGAACAGGACCGTGCGCCCGACGATGCCGCCGCCGCGATGGCCGCCTGGGAGAACTTTCACGCCAAGGCCGGGCCGGCGATCAAGGCCGGTGACGCCCTGGCGCCCGCCGCGTCCGCCGTGGCCATTTCCGGCGGCCCGGACGCGCCGACGGTCACCGACGGTCCCTTCGCGGAATCCGCCGAAGTGGCTTGCGGCTATTACGTGTTCGAGGCCGAAAACCTCGACGAGGCGCTGGCGCTGGCGCGCGACGTCCCGGTGGCCGAGTTCGGGGCGGTGGAGCTGTGGCCGGTGGTCCACGCCGTCGAGCCGTCCCGTGCGCTCACCGGCAACGACTGGCTCGCGCTGCTGCTCGAGCCCGCCGAATCCGCGCACACACCGGGCACGCCGGAGTGGGAGGCGGTGGCGGCCAAGCACGTCGAGCTGCACGCCGCCGCCGGCGATCACGTGATCGGCGGCGCCGCGCTGCACGACCGGTCCACGGCGACGACCGTGCGGGTGCGCGACGGCGAGGTCCTCATCACCGACGGGCCGTACGTGGAGGGCGCCGAAATCGCCACCGGCATCTACCTGTTGAGCGCCGCCGATCGTGACGAGGCGGTCAAGATCGCCTCGATGATCCCCGCCTCGTCCGTGCAGCTGCGCCAGTTGGCGGGCGTCTCCGGCCTGTAG